A stretch of Pseudomonas sp. CCC3.1 DNA encodes these proteins:
- a CDS encoding Rieske 2Fe-2S domain-containing protein, translating to MTKLAEIHVENALSPRFGRGWHCLGEADEYRDGKLHTLNIFGTRLLAFATSKGEISVLDAHCPHMGADLSQGTIENDRVVCAFHHWQYDASGKCVEIPYCKRIPPKAKTRAWQTCEVNNLLFVWNNPEGKPPAEGVVIPHLPEIDSNEWLHSWHMDKLIINTNPRELVDNLVDAQHFGPVHGTPTKYFHNIFEGHIAQQIFHGDSERLGGDLVAESAYFGPATHFTRMSAMFDGQEIKSILLNCHVPIGPNSFELRFGCMVKKVPGWSDEQNEALALDYVQRNRDSFYQDVDIWTHKIRVNNPVLAEGDGPVYQLREWYQQFFTDEASVPASMAERREITTVDQR from the coding sequence ATGACTAAGCTCGCAGAAATCCACGTCGAGAACGCCTTATCACCGCGCTTTGGTCGTGGTTGGCATTGTCTGGGCGAAGCGGATGAGTACCGTGATGGCAAGCTGCATACCTTAAATATATTTGGCACCCGGCTACTGGCGTTCGCTACATCGAAGGGCGAAATCAGCGTACTCGATGCGCATTGCCCGCACATGGGCGCGGACCTGTCGCAAGGCACTATCGAAAACGACCGTGTGGTCTGCGCGTTCCACCACTGGCAGTACGACGCCAGCGGCAAGTGCGTCGAAATCCCGTATTGCAAACGCATTCCGCCAAAGGCCAAAACCCGCGCCTGGCAGACGTGTGAAGTGAATAATCTGCTGTTTGTGTGGAACAACCCTGAAGGCAAGCCACCCGCTGAAGGCGTGGTCATTCCGCATCTGCCGGAAATTGACAGCAACGAGTGGCTGCACAGTTGGCACATGGACAAGCTGATCATCAATACCAACCCGCGCGAGCTGGTCGACAACCTGGTCGATGCCCAGCATTTCGGGCCGGTACACGGCACGCCCACCAAGTATTTCCACAACATATTTGAAGGCCACATTGCACAGCAAATCTTCCACGGTGACTCTGAACGGCTGGGCGGTGATCTGGTGGCAGAGTCGGCTTATTTCGGTCCTGCGACTCACTTTACCCGCATGAGTGCGATGTTTGACGGTCAGGAGATCAAGTCGATTCTGCTCAACTGTCACGTGCCGATTGGCCCTAACAGTTTTGAACTGCGCTTTGGCTGCATGGTGAAAAAAGTACCGGGCTGGAGCGATGAGCAGAACGAAGCACTGGCCCTGGATTACGTGCAGCGCAACCGTGATTCGTTCTATCAGGACGTCGACATCTGGACCCATAAAATACGGGTCAACAACCCGGTACTGGCTGAGGGCGATGGCCCTGTGTATCAACTGCGCGAGTGGTATCAGCAGTTCTTCACTGACGAGGCGAGCGTACCGGCGAGCATGGCCGAGCGCCGTGAAATCACCACGGTTGATCAACGCTGA